The Streptomyces sp. NBC_00597 DNA segment TGCCCGCGCCGACGCCGTACGCGTACTCGCCGAGCGCGGCGAGATTGGCGTCGTTCTGGACGGCGACGGGCAGGCCGAGCCCGTCGCGGATCCGGTCGAACAGGCCGGGCCGGCCCCAGCCGGGCAGTTGTCGGGCGTACCGGACCCGGCGCGCGTCCCCGTCGTAGACGCCGGGCGTGCCGACCACGGCCCCGGTGACCTTGCGCGGGTCCACTGCGCAGTCGGCGACGAGCCCGCGGGCGGCGGACACCGCGAGGTCAGCCACGCCGTTCGCGGTGCGGGCCTGGTTGCGGACGTCGCAGCGGGCCACGATGGTGCCGTCGAGGTCGGCCAGCGCCACCCGCAGCCGGCTGCGGCCGATGTCGACGCCGAGGGCGTAGCCGGCCGTCGGATCGGGGGCGTACAGCACGGCGGTGCGGCCCCGCCCGGGTGCGTGCGTACCGGCTTCCCGGACCAGGCCGGCCTGTTCGAGGGCGGCGAGGGCGCTGGAGACGGTGGGTTTGGACAGGCCCGTCTCCCGCGCGAGCTGCGCCCGCGACGCGGCCCCGTCGGACCGCAGTCGCTCCCACAGCAGCCGCTCGTTGGCACTGCGCTGCCGCTGGGGCCTCCAGGGCCGCTCAACACCCGCGTCGCTGCTGCTCATCGGGCCATTCTCACGTAGCCCGGAGGCCCGCGGCGGTGCGCCGGAACGGGGGGCGGGCGAGGTCCGGCGTGCACCACGAGACGGCGTCAAGGATTTCTTGACAAGTCGGCCTCGTCAAGGTTTCCTTGACGCATGTTGATCTTGAATTCGAAGGTTCGGCACCGGGACGTCTTCCCCGCCACCGCATCCATGGCCGCCGTGCTGCCGCTCGCCGTGAGCCTGCCGGCCATGGCCGTGATGTTCGGCGCCCGGCTCGGCACCTCCGCCACCGTCGCCCTGATCGTCGCGGGCCTCGTACTCATCGCCTGCACGGCCGGCCTGACCGCCCGCGCCACTGCCCACCACAACGCCGCCGCCGAGCGGATGCGCCGCGACGAGGCCGTCCTCGACGCCCTCGAACCCCTTGCCGGACTGAGCCGATGAACGACAACCAACCGCTGCTCCACCCGGTGGAGATGGACCGGATCCGCGAAGGGATCGCCGCAGCCGTCCTCGGTGCCCCCGAGGGGCTGGCCGACTCGCTCGAACACGACGCCCACGGCTACCTGCGCCTCGTGGACGCCTCGCGCGTCGGCGCCGAGGAGGCGAGCCGACTGCTGCGCGAGGCCGTCCAGGGCGCAAGGGCCGCCGGCCACAGCTGGGACACGGTGGGCCGCGTCCTGGGGGTGAGCCGCCAGGCCGCCCAGCAGCGCTTCTCGGGCAAGGCCGGCACGGGCCCGTCGGCGCCGCCCACCAAGGGACCGAACGCCCCGAAGCGCCGCACCCTCAGCGGGTTGACCGCCTTCAACGAGATGGCCGCCCTGGAAGAGGCCGGCCGCGACGGCTGGCACATGATCGGCTACGGCCCCTTCTTCCACGAGGTGGAGGCGTCCGGCCACCCCTGGGAGCACTGCCGGGTGACGCTCCCCTCCCTCGCGCGACACCGGCGGATGGAATCAGAAGGTTGGATTCCGGTCGGGGCGGGCTGGTTCCCCTGGCGGTACTACAAGCGGCCCGTCACCGCCGCCACCTAAGCCCCCCGGTCGTGCTTGAGGCCCAGGACCTCCGCCGCGGCGAACGTCTCGTTCGCCGGGCGGGAGTCGTAGTGCGGGGTCAGGACCTCGTCCAGCTCCTCGAAGGAGAAGGCCTCCTTGGAGGTGTCGAACTTGGCGGCCACCTTGGGCCGGTCCATCACGACCACGATCCCGCCGTGCACGACGAACAGCTGCCCGTTCGCCCTCGCCGAGGCCGGCGAGGCCAAGTAACCGACCAGCGGGGCGACGTGTTCGGGGGCGAGCGGGTCGAGCTTGCCGTCCTCCGGGAGCTGGAAGCCCGCGAAGACGTCCTCCGTCATCCGGGTCCGGGCGCGCGGGCAGATGGCGTTGGCGGTGACCCCGTACTTGGCGAGGGCCAGCGCGGTCGAGGTGGTCAGCCCCACGATGCCGCCCTTGGCCGCCGCGTAGTTCGGCTGGCCGGCCGAGCCGCCGAGGAAGGCCTCCGAGGAGGTGTTGACGATCCGGCCGTACACCTGCCCGCCCGCCGCCTTCGACCGCTCGCGCCAGTGCACGGACGCGAAGTGCGTGGTGTTGAAGTGGCCCTTGAGGTGGACCCGGATGACCGAGTCCCACTCCTCCTCCGACATGGAGAAGACCATCCGGTCGCGCAGGATGCCCGCGTTGTTGACCAGGACGTCGAGCTTCCCGAAGCTGTCGACCGCCAGCTCGACCAGCTCGCGGGCCTGCTCGAAGTCGGCCACGTCGCCGAGGTGCGCCACCGCCTGTCCGCCCGCGGCACGGATCTCCGCGGCCACTTCCTCCGCCGGAGCGGCCGAGGCCTCTCCGGAGCCGTCCCGTCCGCTCTGGCCGAAGTCGTTGACGACCACGCTCGCGCCCAGCCGCGCGAGCTCGATCGCCTCGGCCCGGCCGAGCCCGCGGCCCGCGCCGGTGACGATGGCGGACAGCCCCTCAAGTGGGAGTGACATCTACCGGATTCCTCTCAGAGTTCGATGCAGGTGCGCAGGGCCACGCCCGTGCGCATCTGGTCGAGGGCGTCGTTGATCTCGGCGAGGTGCACCCGGTGCGTGATCAGGCCCGCCAGGTCCACCCGGCCCGCCCGCCACAGCGCGATGGTGCGCTCGTACGAGCGGAGCACGTCCCCGCCCCCGTACATCGACGGCAGGATCTTCTTCTCGTCGAAGAACAGCGAGAACATGTTGATCGAGTAGTTGTCGTCGAGCGCGCCCGCACCGACCACGACGACGGAGCCGCCGCGCCGGGTCATTTCGTACGCGGTGTGCGTGGTCGCGGACTTGCCGACGACTTCGAAGACGTAGTCGAAGCCCTCGCCGGCCGTGATCCGGTTCTTGGCGTCGGCGAAGGCCTCCGGCGCGACGGCCTCGGTGGCGCCGAAACGGAGCGCCGCCTCGCGCCGGGAGGCCACCGGGTCCACGGCGATGATCTGCGCCGCGCCCTGCACCTTGGCGCCCTGGATGACGGAGATGCCGACGCCGCCGCAGCCGATGACGGCGACCGAGGACCCGGCCTCCACCTTGGCGGTGTTGATGGCGGCGCCGAGACCGGTCGTGACCCCGCAGCCGATCAGCGCGGCGATGTCGTAGGGCAGGTCGTCGGGGATCGGCACGGCGCACGCGGCCGGCACCACCATCTCCTCGGCGAAGGTTCCGGTGCCCGCGAAGCCGAAGACGTCCCCGGCCCCCGAGCGGCGGAAGTTGGGCGTGGCCACGTTCGCGAAGGACTCCAGGCACAGGTGGCCCTGGCCGCGCTTGCAGGCGGGACAGTGCCCGCACGGCGGCAGCCAGCAGACGAGGACCCGGTCGCCGATGTGGTGGGTGCTCACCCCGTCACCGACGTCGACGATCTCGCCCGCGCCCTCGTGGCCGGGGATGAAGGGGGCGGGCTGCGGCAGCACGCCGCTCATCGCGGAGAGGTCCGAGTGGCACAGGCCGGTGGCCCTGATGCGGATCCTGACCTTGCCGGGGCCGAAACCCGCGGTCTCCATGTCGTCGACGACTTCGAGCTTGTCCTGGCCTATCTCGCTCTGCAGTGCTGCGCGCACGGTGCGGCTCCTTGTGTGTCGCGAAGGTCGGGCGTTACGCGTGTTCGACGACGGTGTCGGCGAGGACCGGCGCGTCGTCCCGTTCGACTGCGGTCACCGAGACCCGGACCCGGCCGGGCTCCTCCCACATCCGGATCCGCAGGGTCTCGCCCGGGAAGACGATCCCGGCGAAGCGCGTGCGGTAGGCGCGGACCCGCGAGACGTCCCCGCCCAGCGCCGTGTCGACGACGGCCTTGAGGGTCATCCCGTACGAGCACAGACCGTGCAGGATCGGCCGGTCGAAGCCGGCAAGCTTGGCGAATTCGGGGTCCGCGTGCAGGGGGTTCCAGTCTCCGGACAGCCGGTACAGGAGCGCCTGCTCCTCGCGGATGTGCCGCTCCTCGACCCGGTCGGGTGCGCGCTGGGGCAGCTCCTCCGTCACGGAGGGGCCCCGCTCGCCGCCGAACCCGCCTTCTCCCCGTACGAAGATCTGCGCGTCGCTGGTCCACAGGGGCCCGTCGGCGTCCGCGACCTCGGTACGCAGCACGATCACGGCCGCCTTGCCCTTGTCGTAGAGGGCGGCGACCCGCGCGCTGGAGGAGGCCCGCCCCTTGACGGGGATGGGCCGGTGCAGCTCGATGGACTGGCCGCCGTGCAGGACGTTGGCCAGGTTGACGTCGATCCCGGGTGCGGCGAGGCCGCCCAGC contains these protein-coding regions:
- a CDS encoding ROK family protein; translated protein: MSSSDAGVERPWRPQRQRSANERLLWERLRSDGAASRAQLARETGLSKPTVSSALAALEQAGLVREAGTHAPGRGRTAVLYAPDPTAGYALGVDIGRSRLRVALADLDGTIVARCDVRNQARTANGVADLAVSAARGLVADCAVDPRKVTGAVVGTPGVYDGDARRVRYARQLPGWGRPGLFDRIRDGLGLPVAVQNDANLAALGEYAYGVGAGSRLFVHVMIGTGLGMGIVNEGRLFTGAHGGAGEIGFLPWAGRRAPEPGPDRDSEPDGMEDAVSAQAVVRAARAHGMAGPLTAKDVFDAARAGNAAAARAVEQEGERLAHTVAAVSAVLDPDLVVLGGGIGHSADLLLRTVRRTLRTLTPLRPKVAAGGLGEDAVLLGAVATALGSARDLAFEGR
- a CDS encoding 3-oxoacyl-ACP reductase — its product is MSLPLEGLSAIVTGAGRGLGRAEAIELARLGASVVVNDFGQSGRDGSGEASAAPAEEVAAEIRAAGGQAVAHLGDVADFEQARELVELAVDSFGKLDVLVNNAGILRDRMVFSMSEEEWDSVIRVHLKGHFNTTHFASVHWRERSKAAGGQVYGRIVNTSSEAFLGGSAGQPNYAAAKGGIVGLTTSTALALAKYGVTANAICPRARTRMTEDVFAGFQLPEDGKLDPLAPEHVAPLVGYLASPASARANGQLFVVHGGIVVVMDRPKVAAKFDTSKEAFSFEELDEVLTPHYDSRPANETFAAAEVLGLKHDRGA
- a CDS encoding Zn-dependent alcohol dehydrogenase; the encoded protein is MRAALQSEIGQDKLEVVDDMETAGFGPGKVRIRIRATGLCHSDLSAMSGVLPQPAPFIPGHEGAGEIVDVGDGVSTHHIGDRVLVCWLPPCGHCPACKRGQGHLCLESFANVATPNFRRSGAGDVFGFAGTGTFAEEMVVPAACAVPIPDDLPYDIAALIGCGVTTGLGAAINTAKVEAGSSVAVIGCGGVGISVIQGAKVQGAAQIIAVDPVASRREAALRFGATEAVAPEAFADAKNRITAGEGFDYVFEVVGKSATTHTAYEMTRRGGSVVVVGAGALDDNYSINMFSLFFDEKKILPSMYGGGDVLRSYERTIALWRAGRVDLAGLITHRVHLAEINDALDQMRTGVALRTCIEL
- a CDS encoding MaoC/PaaZ C-terminal domain-containing protein, which produces MPIDAARALAADPRQGEIAWDHKDIQLYHLGLGAGTNPGKASPATDPDELRYTLESKLHVLPSFATVAGAGMAMLGGLAAPGIDVNLANVLHGGQSIELHRPIPVKGRASSSARVAALYDKGKAAVIVLRTEVADADGPLWTSDAQIFVRGEGGFGGERGPSVTEELPQRAPDRVEERHIREEQALLYRLSGDWNPLHADPEFAKLAGFDRPILHGLCSYGMTLKAVVDTALGGDVSRVRAYRTRFAGIVFPGETLRIRMWEEPGRVRVSVTAVERDDAPVLADTVVEHA